In one window of Campylobacter coli DNA:
- a CDS encoding MmgE/PrpD family protein, with product MLYSEILADFIFNLQYENIPDAVVQRAKELMLDSLGTAIAASKEECVLNAFKAFENLSTEKNTPVWVNDKKLDPIYAAMLNGIASHALDFDDTHTEAILHASAILTPLCLNYGFHISKDAKKIIKAFIVGWEVAARVGIASKGTFHKRGFHTTAIAGIFGSVSASAVLLDLNKQQIINALGLAGSFASGINEFLSNGSNSKVLHIANAIKNGILVANFAKNNMSGPLSIFEGRDNIFKCFGIEQECDKTELDKGLGEIWQSMQVSIKPYPSCHFAHGLIDCAIALKNDGLKADEIKSIRCFVDEVPISFICDPLEAKYTPNSAYEAKFSMPFLMALGFFDGKITLKSYQNLKRKEVLEFAQKITYEKRKSQGFPKYFPGHMEAILQDGKVICKDVFINKGNFDNPLSFEELKDKFINNAKENLTMDKIHDILEQIKHLEKQTDLSL from the coding sequence ATGTTATATAGCGAAATTTTGGCGGATTTTATTTTCAATCTTCAGTATGAAAATATCCCTGATGCAGTCGTTCAAAGAGCTAAAGAGCTTATGCTTGATAGCCTTGGAACGGCCATAGCAGCAAGTAAGGAAGAATGTGTTTTAAACGCCTTTAAAGCTTTTGAAAATTTAAGCACAGAAAAAAATACCCCTGTATGGGTAAATGATAAAAAACTAGATCCTATTTATGCGGCCATGCTAAATGGCATTGCTTCTCACGCACTTGATTTTGACGATACGCATACAGAAGCGATTTTACATGCAAGTGCGATTTTAACTCCTCTTTGTTTAAATTATGGTTTTCATATCAGTAAAGATGCTAAAAAAATTATAAAAGCTTTTATTGTTGGCTGGGAAGTTGCTGCTAGAGTGGGCATTGCAAGCAAAGGAACTTTCCACAAGCGTGGTTTTCATACTACAGCTATCGCTGGAATTTTTGGAAGCGTGAGTGCAAGTGCGGTTTTACTTGATTTAAACAAGCAACAAATCATCAATGCTTTAGGACTTGCTGGAAGTTTTGCAAGCGGGATTAATGAGTTCTTATCTAATGGTTCTAATTCAAAAGTCTTGCATATAGCAAATGCTATTAAAAATGGAATTTTAGTCGCTAACTTTGCTAAAAATAACATGAGTGGACCTTTAAGCATTTTTGAAGGTAGAGATAATATCTTTAAATGTTTTGGTATAGAACAAGAATGCGATAAAACAGAACTTGATAAAGGCTTGGGTGAAATTTGGCAAAGTATGCAAGTTTCTATAAAGCCTTATCCAAGTTGTCATTTTGCTCATGGTCTTATTGATTGTGCTATAGCTTTAAAAAATGATGGCTTAAAAGCAGATGAAATCAAAAGTATTCGTTGTTTTGTAGATGAAGTTCCTATTTCTTTTATTTGCGATCCTTTAGAAGCAAAATATACTCCAAATAGCGCTTATGAAGCTAAATTTTCCATGCCTTTTTTGATGGCTTTAGGTTTTTTTGATGGTAAGATTACTCTTAAATCCTATCAGAATTTAAAACGAAAAGAAGTACTTGAATTTGCACAAAAAATCACTTATGAAAAAAGAAAATCTCAAGGTTTTCCAAAATATTTTCCTGGACATATGGAAGCTATTTTGCAAGATGGAAAAGTGATTTGCAAAGATGTTTTTATCAATAAAGGTAATTTTGACAATCCTTTAAGCTTTGAAGAATTAAAAGATAAATTCATCAACAACGCAAAAGAAAACCTCACCATGGATAAAATTCACGATATTTTAGAACAAATAAAGCATTTAGAAAAGCAAACTGATCTTTCATTGT
- the purB gene encoding adenylosuccinate lyase yields MTGISVFDHKLLADSWSTQDMRAVFCEENRIQKWLDVEAALAKAQAKLNIIPQEAADEIAKKAYYKFMDMDFIFNEFKKTKHPLVPTVRGLEKACDNNLGEYVHFGVTTQDIIDTGLVLQFKEAMTLVKSELKAIAKALAKLAKTHKNTAMMGRTLALQALPITFGHKVAIWLSELDRHFERILELEKRLYVGSIVGAVGTKASLSDECNEVEKLTLENLGLEVPNISWQPARDRFIELGFVLGNINATFNKIAHQLLILSHNEIDEVAEPFGKGQVGSSTMPHKRNPAVSENAVTVSNAFKANLAILSDIERHEHERDGQVWKMEWKLLPEMFLMLSVVLANMKFALSDLEVKKDKMLKNLDTLKGFVLAERVMFALSDHYGKQHAHEIVYENAMLGIEQQKTFKEVLLADTRVSQVLKEKDIDALLDATSYVGYAPKLVDEFLEKIQNHAILQ; encoded by the coding sequence ATGACTGGAATTAGCGTATTTGATCATAAATTATTAGCAGATTCATGGAGCACGCAAGATATGCGTGCTGTTTTTTGTGAAGAAAATCGCATACAAAAATGGCTCGATGTTGAAGCAGCATTAGCAAAAGCACAAGCAAAACTTAATATCATCCCTCAAGAAGCAGCAGATGAAATCGCAAAAAAAGCTTATTATAAATTTATGGATATGGATTTTATCTTTAATGAATTTAAAAAAACCAAACATCCCTTAGTTCCTACTGTTAGGGGCTTAGAAAAAGCTTGCGATAATAATTTGGGTGAATATGTACATTTTGGAGTAACCACTCAAGATATCATTGACACAGGACTTGTTTTACAATTTAAAGAAGCTATGACTCTTGTAAAAAGTGAATTAAAAGCCATTGCAAAAGCTTTAGCAAAACTTGCCAAAACACACAAAAATACTGCTATGATGGGAAGAACTCTTGCTTTACAAGCTTTACCTATCACCTTTGGGCATAAGGTAGCCATCTGGCTTAGTGAGCTTGATCGTCATTTTGAAAGAATACTTGAACTTGAAAAAAGACTTTATGTAGGTAGTATAGTAGGAGCTGTTGGAACTAAAGCAAGTTTAAGCGATGAATGCAATGAAGTAGAAAAGCTGACTTTAGAGAATTTAGGACTTGAAGTGCCTAATATCTCTTGGCAACCTGCACGCGATCGTTTTATAGAGCTTGGTTTTGTGCTAGGCAATATCAATGCAACTTTTAACAAAATCGCTCATCAATTACTCATACTCTCGCACAATGAAATCGATGAAGTAGCAGAACCTTTTGGCAAAGGGCAAGTAGGATCTAGCACTATGCCACACAAAAGAAATCCTGCGGTAAGTGAAAATGCTGTTACTGTAAGCAATGCCTTTAAAGCAAATTTAGCGATCTTAAGCGACATAGAAAGACACGAGCATGAAAGAGATGGGCAAGTTTGGAAAATGGAATGGAAGCTTTTACCTGAAATGTTTTTAATGCTTTCTGTGGTTTTAGCAAATATGAAATTTGCCCTTAGTGATCTAGAAGTTAAAAAAGATAAAATGCTTAAAAATCTTGACACCCTTAAAGGCTTTGTATTAGCAGAACGCGTTATGTTTGCGCTAAGTGATCATTACGGCAAACAACACGCCCATGAAATTGTTTATGAAAATGCTATGCTAGGTATTGAGCAACAAAAAACTTTCAAAGAAGTATTGCTTGCAGATACAAGAGTATCTCAAGTCTTAAAAGAAAAAGATATCGATGCTTTACTTGATGCAACAAGCTATGTAGGATATGCGCCTAAACTGGTAGATGAATTTTTAGAAAAAATTCAAAATCATGCTATTTTACAATAG
- a CDS encoding PLP-dependent aspartate aminotransferase family protein, which yields MNSKTKLIHCGRGDQNVEVRSVNPTLMRASTILFKDHATWQKYRELRKTDRVLSYGARGTTTNFELEKLICTLEGGYRAQLFPTGLAALAMVLLNYASKDAHFLITDAIYGPVRTICELFLEKMGVEIDFLKADASDVEEKIKPNTKLILCESPGSILYEIIDLPKLCKIAHSHNIPVAIDNTYSSGYFLNPLELGVDISVIAATKYLSGHSDVTMGVVVINEKEWKNFDKLPEALGFTTSPDDAYLVLRGMRTLDVRMKAHEKSADEIVEFLQTRKEIKTIFYPKLKTHPNHEIFMRDHKGANGMVTIEFAEGYSKEDAIKFVDELEYFSIGASWGGYESLATVTTPPRTATDWSQRGPFVRFHIGLEDTKDLIADLTKAFDSIKK from the coding sequence ATGAACTCAAAAACTAAACTTATTCATTGCGGTAGAGGCGATCAAAATGTTGAAGTAAGATCAGTTAATCCTACGCTTATGCGTGCATCAACCATACTTTTTAAAGATCATGCCACTTGGCAAAAATATAGAGAATTAAGAAAAACAGATCGTGTATTAAGCTATGGCGCTAGAGGAACGACAACCAACTTCGAACTCGAAAAACTTATCTGCACTTTAGAAGGTGGCTACAGAGCTCAGCTTTTCCCAACAGGACTTGCAGCACTTGCCATGGTGCTTTTAAACTATGCTAGCAAAGACGCACATTTTTTAATTACTGATGCAATTTATGGGCCTGTGAGAACAATTTGCGAATTATTTTTAGAAAAAATGGGTGTTGAAATTGATTTTTTAAAAGCCGATGCAAGCGATGTAGAAGAAAAAATCAAGCCTAATACTAAGCTCATTCTATGCGAAAGCCCTGGTTCTATACTTTATGAAATCATAGATTTACCAAAGCTTTGCAAAATTGCACACTCTCATAATATTCCTGTAGCTATTGATAATACTTATTCAAGCGGATACTTCCTAAATCCACTTGAGCTAGGCGTAGATATTTCGGTTATAGCTGCGACAAAATATCTTAGCGGTCACTCTGATGTTACTATGGGTGTAGTAGTTATCAATGAAAAAGAATGGAAAAATTTTGACAAACTTCCTGAAGCTTTAGGCTTTACAACAAGTCCTGATGATGCTTATTTGGTTCTTCGTGGTATGAGAACTTTAGATGTAAGAATGAAAGCTCATGAAAAAAGTGCAGATGAAATCGTAGAATTTTTACAAACAAGAAAGGAAATTAAAACTATTTTCTATCCAAAACTCAAAACCCATCCAAACCATGAAATTTTTATGCGCGATCATAAAGGTGCTAATGGTATGGTTACTATCGAATTTGCAGAGGGTTATAGTAAAGAAGATGCTATTAAATTTGTAGATGAGTTAGAATATTTTTCCATAGGTGCTAGCTGGGGTGGCTATGAAAGTTTAGCAACTGTAACTACTCCACCAAGAACTGCAACAGATTGGAGTCAAAGAGGTCCATTTGTAAGATTTCATATAGGGCTTGAAGATACTAAAGACTTGATTGCTGATTTAACTAAGGCTTTTGATAGCATTAAAAAATAA
- the dcuC gene encoding C4-dicarboxylate transporter DcuC produces MLGLAFSLFSVFLLVFMLYKKINAHMALLLSGLLLLSLAAIFGISPHIVEKNSLNLGFFDIFQVFNQTMSNTLAGLGLTLMAIAGFSAYMDHVGASYALFKVFEKPLKMVKSPYILLLVAYFIVQFLVLFIPSHAGLGLLLMVTMYPILVRSGVSKLSALSVIGICQYIDHGPGSGNVIMASKVAEIDPAIYFVHYQLPTTLPIIVAVGIAIYFCNKFFDKKDNFVFNAQEVEKELSENKDKENELKKPPKIYAILPVIPLVLILGFSSVLDSILVLMGISSEEEVKAAASSAIKMNVPVAMVISTFVAIAFEMIRYKSVVETLNSIMIFFKGMGHLFVITVSLIVCGQVFASGLLSVGFVDTLIDFCKNAGFGVLAIIIAVSILLAVCAFLMGSGNAAFFSFAPLIPDIAKHFSIETITMIAPIQIMTGFGRCVSPIAPAILAISAIAKVSPFAVVKRTAIPMLVAAIVNIIMTYIYL; encoded by the coding sequence ATGTTAGGTTTAGCTTTTTCTTTATTTAGCGTTTTTTTGCTTGTATTTATGCTTTATAAAAAAATCAATGCCCATATGGCTTTGCTTTTAAGTGGTTTACTTTTACTTTCCCTAGCTGCTATTTTTGGAATTTCACCACATATTGTTGAAAAAAATTCTTTAAATTTAGGTTTTTTTGACATCTTTCAAGTCTTTAACCAAACCATGTCAAATACTCTAGCAGGTTTAGGACTAACACTAATGGCTATAGCAGGTTTTTCTGCTTATATGGATCATGTTGGGGCTTCTTACGCACTCTTTAAAGTTTTTGAAAAACCTTTAAAAATGGTAAAATCCCCTTATATTTTACTTTTAGTTGCATATTTTATCGTGCAATTTTTGGTTCTTTTTATCCCTTCTCATGCAGGTTTAGGGCTTTTGCTTATGGTTACTATGTATCCTATATTGGTTCGCTCTGGAGTTTCTAAACTTTCAGCTCTAAGCGTAATTGGTATTTGTCAATATATTGATCATGGTCCTGGAAGTGGCAATGTAATCATGGCTTCAAAAGTAGCTGAAATTGATCCTGCTATTTATTTTGTTCATTATCAACTCCCTACAACCCTACCTATCATTGTAGCTGTAGGTATTGCTATATATTTTTGCAATAAATTCTTTGATAAAAAAGATAATTTTGTTTTTAATGCTCAAGAAGTAGAAAAAGAACTCAGTGAAAATAAAGATAAAGAAAATGAACTTAAAAAACCTCCAAAAATTTATGCTATCTTGCCTGTTATACCTTTAGTATTAATACTTGGATTTAGCTCTGTGCTTGATAGCATTTTGGTTTTAATGGGAATTAGCAGCGAAGAAGAAGTAAAAGCTGCAGCTAGTTCAGCTATTAAGATGAATGTTCCTGTGGCTATGGTGATTTCAACTTTTGTTGCAATTGCTTTTGAAATGATACGCTATAAAAGCGTAGTAGAAACACTTAATTCTATTATGATTTTCTTTAAAGGAATGGGACATTTATTTGTCATCACTGTTTCTTTGATAGTGTGCGGTCAAGTGTTTGCAAGTGGGCTTTTATCTGTTGGCTTTGTAGATACTTTAATAGATTTTTGTAAAAATGCAGGATTTGGAGTACTTGCTATCATCATCGCTGTTTCAATTTTGCTCGCAGTTTGTGCTTTCTTAATGGGTTCAGGAAATGCAGCATTTTTTAGCTTTGCCCCACTTATCCCAGATATAGCAAAACATTTTAGTATTGAAACTATTACCATGATAGCGCCTATTCAAATCATGACAGGTTTTGGAAGATGTGTTAGCCCTATAGCACCTGCTATTTTAGCTATCTCAGCTATTGCAAAAGTAAGTCCTTTTGCTGTGGTTAAAAGAACGGCTATTCCTATGCTTGTAGCGGCTATTGTAAATATTATTATGACTTATATTTATCTTTAA
- a CDS encoding RidA family protein, which translates to MSNYPKAIGPYSAYREANGFLFISGQIPINPASGEIESSDIKEQTKQSLKNIGAILEENGISYDQVIKTTCLLADISDFAAFNEVYAQFFKSPYPARSAFAVKDIPKGAKVEIEVIAKKG; encoded by the coding sequence ATGTCAAATTATCCAAAGGCTATCGGCCCTTATTCAGCTTATAGAGAAGCAAATGGCTTTCTTTTTATCTCAGGACAAATCCCTATCAATCCAGCATCAGGAGAGATAGAAAGCTCTGATATCAAAGAGCAAACCAAACAATCTCTAAAAAATATAGGAGCTATATTAGAAGAAAATGGAATTTCTTACGATCAAGTTATCAAGACAACTTGCCTTTTAGCAGATATTTCAGATTTTGCTGCCTTTAATGAAGTGTACGCACAATTTTTCAAATCTCCATATCCTGCAAGAAGTGCATTTGCAGTAAAAGATATACCAAAAGGAGCTAAAGTAGAAATAGAAGTTATTGCTAAAAAAGGATAA
- a CDS encoding PAS domain-containing protein: MDEKQIEQFVKLTNFLGQVLGKQYEVVFHVLSKEGAYIAAIANSHVSGRTLESPLSAFASELVQNKAYLKEDFLCDYKALIGKSKLVRGSTFFIKNSDELVGILCINHDTSMMRDLVCKIIDIEKLDDMGEFLNQNKENNTSVDSLGNIETLSHSIEEILAQSIDMNYLNSDYQLSIAQKEEITKTLYQKGIFNIKGSVPIVARLLKISEPSVYRYLKNFKS; the protein is encoded by the coding sequence ATGGACGAAAAACAAATTGAGCAATTTGTAAAGCTTACGAATTTTTTAGGACAAGTTTTAGGCAAGCAGTATGAAGTAGTTTTTCATGTGCTTTCTAAAGAGGGTGCTTATATAGCAGCTATTGCAAACAGCCATGTAAGTGGCCGAACTCTTGAGTCTCCTTTGAGTGCTTTTGCGAGTGAGCTTGTGCAAAATAAAGCTTATTTAAAAGAAGATTTTTTGTGTGATTATAAGGCTTTAATCGGAAAATCAAAACTTGTTAGAGGTTCGACATTTTTTATAAAAAATTCTGATGAATTAGTGGGAATTTTATGTATCAATCACGATACTAGTATGATGAGAGATTTGGTTTGTAAGATTATAGATATAGAAAAATTAGACGATATGGGTGAATTTTTAAATCAAAATAAAGAAAATAATACCAGTGTGGATAGTTTAGGAAATATAGAAACCCTAAGTCATTCTATAGAAGAAATTTTAGCCCAAAGTATTGATATGAATTATTTAAATTCAGACTATCAACTCAGCATAGCGCAAAAAGAAGAGATTACAAAAACTTTATATCAAAAGGGTATTTTTAATATCAAGGGTTCTGTGCCTATAGTGGCTAGGCTCTTAAAAATTTCAGAGCCTAGTGTTTATAGGTATTTAAAGAATTTTAAATCATAG
- a CDS encoding Cj1386 family hemin-binding protein — MITLSLEEEKRFAELCKMAFNFARNNEYENLKIMIEAGLNVNLKTHKGDTLLMLATYNNSYECAKMLLEKGALVDEKNDRGQTPLAGVCFKGYLPMCELLVKHGANIDENNGLGMTPYSFAIMFGRKDVAEFLLKSSKKSLSKRLSLGILKLFKK; from the coding sequence ATGATAACACTTAGCTTAGAAGAAGAAAAAAGATTTGCCGAACTTTGCAAAATGGCTTTTAATTTTGCTAGAAACAATGAATACGAAAATCTTAAAATCATGATAGAAGCAGGATTGAATGTGAATTTAAAAACACATAAAGGAGATACCCTGCTTATGCTTGCAACTTATAATAATTCTTACGAATGTGCAAAAATGCTTTTAGAGAAGGGTGCACTTGTTGATGAAAAAAATGATCGTGGGCAAACACCTTTGGCAGGGGTTTGTTTTAAGGGCTATTTGCCTATGTGTGAGCTTTTGGTAAAACATGGAGCAAATATAGATGAAAATAACGGCCTAGGTATGACGCCTTATAGCTTTGCTATCATGTTTGGCCGTAAAGATGTGGCTGAGTTTTTACTCAAGAGCTCTAAAAAAAGCTTAAGCAAACGCCTTTCTTTAGGAATTTTAAAATTATTTAAAAAATAA
- a CDS encoding catalase yields MKKLTNDFGNIIADNQNSLSAGAKGPLLMQDYLLLEKLAHQNRERIPERTVHAKGSAAYGEIKITADLSAYTKAKIFQKGEVTPLFLRFSTVAGEAGAADAERDVRGFAIKFYTKEGNWDLVGNNTPTFFIRDAYKFPDFIHTQKRDPRTHLRSNNAAWDFWSLSPESLHQVTILMSDRGIPASYRHMHGFGSHTYSFINDKNERFWVKFHFKTLQGIKNLSNKEAAELIAKDRESHQRDLYNAIENKDFPKWKVQVQILAEKDADKLGFNPFDLTKIWPHSIVPLMDIGEMILNQNPQNYFNEVEQAAFSPSNIVPGIGFSPDKMLQARIFSYPDAQRYRIGTNYHLLPVNRARSEVNTYNVAGAMNFDSYKNGAAYYEPNSYEESPKEDKSYLEPDLVLEGNAQRYAPLDNDFYTQPRALFNIMNQNQKEQLFENIAASMEGVEEKIIARALGHFEKISPDYAQGIKKALGK; encoded by the coding sequence ATGAAAAAATTAACTAACGACTTCGGAAATATTATAGCCGATAATCAAAACTCTTTAAGTGCAGGCGCAAAAGGCCCTTTACTTATGCAAGATTATCTTTTACTTGAAAAACTTGCCCATCAAAACAGAGAAAGAATTCCAGAAAGAACAGTGCATGCAAAAGGAAGTGCCGCTTATGGTGAAATAAAAATTACAGCGGATTTAAGTGCTTATACCAAAGCTAAAATTTTTCAAAAAGGTGAAGTTACTCCATTGTTTTTGCGCTTTTCAACAGTAGCAGGTGAAGCAGGTGCAGCAGATGCTGAACGCGATGTTAGAGGTTTTGCTATTAAATTTTATACTAAAGAAGGAAACTGGGACTTGGTAGGAAATAACACTCCGACTTTCTTCATTCGTGATGCTTATAAATTCCCTGATTTTATCCATACTCAAAAAAGAGATCCAAGAACACATTTAAGAAGTAATAATGCTGCTTGGGATTTTTGGAGTTTGTCTCCTGAAAGCTTACACCAAGTAACCATTCTTATGAGCGATAGAGGAATTCCAGCAAGTTATCGTCATATGCACGGTTTTGGAAGCCATACTTATAGCTTTATCAATGACAAAAATGAAAGATTTTGGGTAAAATTCCATTTTAAAACCCTACAAGGCATTAAAAATCTTAGCAATAAAGAAGCCGCTGAACTTATCGCTAAAGATAGAGAAAGTCACCAAAGAGATCTTTACAATGCTATAGAAAATAAAGATTTCCCAAAATGGAAAGTTCAAGTTCAAATTCTTGCTGAAAAAGATGCTGACAAACTAGGCTTTAATCCTTTTGATTTAACTAAAATTTGGCCGCATAGCATAGTGCCTTTAATGGATATAGGAGAAATGATCTTAAATCAAAATCCACAAAATTATTTTAATGAAGTAGAACAAGCAGCTTTTAGCCCAAGCAATATAGTACCTGGTATAGGTTTTAGTCCCGATAAAATGCTACAAGCTAGAATTTTCTCATATCCTGATGCACAAAGATATAGAATAGGAACTAATTATCACCTTTTACCTGTAAATCGTGCTAGAAGTGAAGTAAATACTTACAATGTTGCAGGTGCTATGAATTTTGATAGCTATAAAAATGGTGCTGCGTATTATGAGCCAAACAGCTATGAAGAAAGCCCAAAAGAAGATAAAAGCTATCTTGAACCTGATTTAGTTTTAGAAGGCAATGCACAAAGATACGCACCTTTAGATAATGATTTTTACACTCAACCAAGAGCGTTGTTTAACATCATGAATCAAAATCAAAAAGAACAACTTTTTGAAAATATAGCAGCTTCTATGGAAGGTGTAGAAGAAAAAATCATTGCTAGAGCTTTAGGACATTTTGAAAAAATTTCACCTGATTATGCACAAGGTATTAAAAAAGCTTTAGGAAAATAA
- a CDS encoding DUF2325 domain-containing protein produces the protein MSVLVIGADEITPIKAVLYDLGAKKIEHWDARNENRVNRKPIPCDTECIVMLTSFLNHNTMKKIKNEAKKRKIPLVCAKRSVSCVYCEYCKIFNLDKEFSCSKAE, from the coding sequence ATGTCAGTTTTGGTTATTGGTGCAGATGAAATAACACCTATTAAGGCTGTTTTGTATGATTTAGGTGCAAAGAAAATAGAGCATTGGGATGCACGCAATGAAAATAGAGTCAATCGCAAACCCATTCCTTGTGATACAGAATGTATAGTGATGCTTACAAGTTTTTTAAATCACAATACTATGAAAAAAATTAAAAATGAGGCTAAAAAACGAAAAATTCCATTAGTTTGTGCAAAAAGAAGCGTAAGTTGTGTGTATTGTGAGTATTGTAAGATATTTAATTTAGATAAAGAATTTTCTTGCTCTAAGGCAGAATAA
- the fldA gene encoding flavodoxin FldA encodes MSVAVIYGSAMGNTEGAANTIASKLGISDVLNVADIDAAKINSYDKLICGTSTWGSGDLQDDWDGFDFSGLSLGGKTVAVFGMGDSESYSDTFCGGMGKLAENLKNAGANLVGEVSTDGYTFESSDAVVDGKFVGLALDNDNQEDQTEARIDAWVEQIKAHFA; translated from the coding sequence ATGTCAGTAGCAGTAATTTATGGAAGTGCTATGGGAAATACAGAAGGAGCAGCAAATACAATTGCTTCAAAATTAGGAATTAGTGATGTTTTAAATGTTGCAGATATTGATGCAGCTAAAATTAATTCTTATGATAAATTAATTTGTGGAACTTCTACTTGGGGAAGTGGCGATTTACAAGATGATTGGGATGGTTTTGATTTTTCAGGTCTTAGCCTTGGTGGAAAAACTGTAGCTGTATTTGGAATGGGTGATAGTGAAAGCTATTCAGACACTTTCTGCGGCGGTATGGGAAAACTTGCAGAAAATTTAAAAAATGCAGGCGCAAATTTAGTAGGTGAAGTTTCAACTGATGGTTATACATTTGAATCAAGCGATGCAGTTGTTGATGGAAAATTTGTAGGTCTTGCACTTGATAATGACAATCAAGAAGATCAAACTGAAGCAAGAATTGACGCTTGGGTAGAGCAAATCAAAGCTCATTTTGCTTAA
- a CDS encoding 4Fe-4S dicluster domain-containing protein, with protein MKDFVFIQNENLIPLPDEINIWEKCKDEEVLISNEKAQKAQIYAPEINFYLKNSQDEILERSKNILKLYEARANVYDLGLDLEQNKEVKNRIILVDSDDAMADFLKKQNFKIISLKNEEILAVFGSIGELCAVILNQGEEVEIDFDILLFNTNSNEIRKDFTRQSGCYNISNFKDQESLLEFLQDKSPKYTYKTYITYDSSVCQYHERRSEHCAKCAEICPTVAILKDDESKHLEFSQVDCLGCGGCISVCPSGSLDYAPMPRESFFELCEFYKEKKILIIPKKMSLENLNIKLPKDVLPFMIEGEKWLSSMHFLTLLQSSGANLVFYTDFISRGSAEAIDLLNTFFERKFQKEAIFTAKDEKELQNALEKQEFIENLSFDFHNNTLTTRENFAKRMQNLIQNDDFGLKESGEWLRYGKIEINANTCTLCLSCVGACNVGALIADTKENALKFNASLCTTCGYCEVSCAEKDTLKLTRSGMEFNPSYFEYQTMAKDELFACIECGKEFATKKAVEKIANLMKPKFGNDESKIKTLYCCADCKAKVMILAMQKR; from the coding sequence ATGAAAGACTTTGTTTTCATACAAAATGAAAATCTTATTCCCTTGCCTGATGAGATAAATATTTGGGAAAAATGCAAGGATGAAGAAGTTTTAATTTCTAATGAAAAAGCACAAAAAGCACAAATTTATGCTCCAGAAATTAATTTTTATCTTAAAAATTCACAAGATGAAATTTTAGAAAGAAGTAAAAACATATTAAAGCTTTATGAAGCTAGAGCAAATGTCTATGATTTAGGACTTGATTTAGAACAAAACAAAGAAGTAAAAAACCGCATTATTTTAGTAGATTCTGATGATGCTATGGCTGATTTTTTAAAAAAACAAAATTTTAAAATCATAAGCTTAAAAAATGAAGAAATTCTAGCGGTATTTGGCAGTATAGGCGAGCTTTGTGCTGTAATTTTAAATCAAGGAGAAGAAGTAGAAATTGATTTTGATATTTTACTTTTTAATACAAATTCTAACGAAATTCGCAAGGATTTTACAAGACAAAGTGGTTGTTATAATATTAGCAATTTTAAAGATCAAGAAAGTTTACTTGAATTTTTACAAGATAAAAGTCCAAAATACACATATAAAACCTATATCACCTATGATTCTAGTGTGTGTCAATACCACGAAAGACGCAGTGAGCATTGTGCAAAATGTGCTGAAATTTGTCCTACGGTAGCCATTTTAAAAGATGATGAAAGCAAGCATTTAGAATTTTCTCAAGTAGATTGTCTAGGCTGTGGAGGCTGTATCAGCGTATGTCCTAGTGGCTCGCTTGATTATGCACCCATGCCTAGGGAAAGTTTTTTTGAACTTTGTGAATTTTATAAAGAAAAAAAGATTTTAATCATACCTAAAAAAATGTCTTTAGAAAATTTAAACATAAAACTACCCAAAGATGTTCTACCTTTTATGATAGAGGGTGAAAAATGGCTTTCTTCCATGCATTTTCTAACTCTTTTGCAAAGCAGTGGTGCAAATTTGGTTTTTTATACGGATTTTATTTCGCGAGGAAGTGCTGAAGCGATAGATCTTTTAAACACTTTTTTTGAAAGAAAATTCCAAAAAGAAGCTATTTTTACAGCCAAAGATGAAAAAGAATTGCAAAATGCTTTAGAAAAGCAAGAATTTATAGAAAATTTAAGTTTTGATTTTCACAATAACACTCTTACCACCAGAGAAAATTTTGCCAAAAGAATGCAAAATTTGATCCAAAATGATGATTTTGGTCTAAAAGAAAGTGGTGAATGGTTAAGATATGGAAAAATAGAAATCAATGCAAACACCTGTACTCTCTGCCTTTCTTGTGTAGGAGCCTGTAATGTAGGAGCTTTGATTGCCGATACTAAAGAAAATGCACTCAAATTTAATGCTTCATTATGCACCACCTGTGGATACTGCGAAGTAAGTTGTGCCGAAAAAGATACTCTAAAACTTACGCGTAGTGGAATGGAATTTAATCCAAGTTATTTTGAATACCAAACCATGGCAAAAGATGAACTTTTTGCTTGTATAGAATGCGGAAAAGAATTTGCTACCAAAAAAGCGGTAGAAAAAATTGCAAATTTAATGAAACCTAAATTTGGTAATGACGAGAGCAAGATAAAAACTCTTTATTGCTGTGCAGATTGTAAAGCAAAGGTGATGATACTTGCCATGCAAAAAAGATAA